From Aedes albopictus strain Foshan chromosome 1, AalbF5, whole genome shotgun sequence, one genomic window encodes:
- the LOC134285231 gene encoding uncharacterized protein LOC134285231, which translates to MARAGDERFVAENSEISNVVLKELNLPAELLAVFEELSYNVDRFSTVTKDELIKDLGAAGWSCDWDLLYDRITAWRKLNGFDLITFTKVEVLEEWVCSEEVEASEQTLFDPELSESSERLTFSPVVSATGTIGSVVASVDLPGPSSSSSVPSADLPETSSSSAVESADLHESSSSVVTLADLSVSSSLSAVPSADPRVDLSGSSSSSAVNLPEPSASRAVTSAEHPGPSFSAQSVVPPKGKGPDETRDLDTPCSSSFFGPRDLEVLLRKSLSGEALLARAPKGPLTERSQKDLAEIIAEHHLNARLKTTERVLDSYAESITLLFRQEKKDCYYIPRSGEKRNPGGKIYNKIANLKQKRIKRDKYEEDIEAKRQKHSTGSTGVDIELDAAAEAAFNWLRLNTQPWQTTVNQWKASFNRRRRDLQKPALLANVDGIYRHYKDPYGFQLVSFIAHFL; encoded by the exons ATGGCGCGCGCAGGTGATGAACGTTTTGTCGCGGAAAACTCCGAAATTTCAAACGTGGTGCTGAAAGAATTGAATTTGCCAGCCGAATTACTTGCTGTTTTTGAAG AATTGAGCTACAACGTCGACCGTTTCTCCACCGTCACCAAAGACGAACTTATTAAAGATTTGGGAGCTGCCGGATGGAGCTGCGACTGGGACCTGCTTTATGACCGGATAACAGCCTGGCGGAAGCTGAAC GGTTTCGATTTGATCACTTTCACCAAAGTGGAAGTTTTGGAGGAGTGGGTTTGCAGTGAGGAAGTGGAAGCATCGGAACAGACACTATTCGACCCTGAATTGAGCGAATCATCTGAGAGATTGACTTTCTCACCCGTCGTATCTGCAACTGGGACAATTGGATCGGTCGTGGCATCGGTGGATCTCCCTGGACCATCATCTTCATCGTCAGTGCCATCGGCGGATCTCCCTGAAACATCTTCCTCGTCGGCCGTGGAATCGGCTGATCTCCATGAATCATCATCGTCGGTCGTGACATTGGCGGATCTCTCTGTATCATCATCTTTGTCGGCTGTACCATCAGCGGATCCTCGGGTGGATCTCTCTGGTTCGTCGTCTTCGTCGGCCGTGAATCTCCCTGAACCATCAGCTTCGAGGGCTGTGACATCGGCGGAACACCCTGGACCATCATTTTCGGCACAATCGGTGGTTCCTCCTAAGGGTAAAGGACCAGATGAAACTCGAGACTTGGATACGCCTTGTTCATCGTCATTCTTTGGCCCACGCGACCTTGAAGTACTCCTTCGCAAATCTCTTAGTGGAGAAGCGCTGCTGGCAAGGGCTCCTAAGGGGCCACTGACGGAACGAAGCCAAAAAGATCTAGCGGAAATCATCGCCGAGCATCATTTGAATGCTCGGCTGAAGACAACGGAGCGGGTATTGGACAGCTATGCGGAGTCAATAACGCTGTTGTTCCGCCAGGAAAAAAAG GATTGCTACTACATACCACGAAGCGGCGAGAAAAGAAATCCGGGCGgcaagatttataataaaattgcaAACCTGAAACAAAAAAGGATCAAACGAGACAAGTATGAGGAGGACATTGAAGCCAAACGACAGAAGCACAGCACTGGCTCGACAGGCGTAGACATCGAGTTGGACGCCGCGGCAGAAGCAGCCTTTAATTGGTTGAGACTCAATACGCAACCATGGCAAACAACTGTTAACCAGTGGAAAGCTTCTTTCAATCGAAGACGTCGAGATTTGCAGAAACCAGCACTGCTCGCTAATGTAGATGGGATATACCGTCACTACAAGGACCCTTATGGATTCCAACTGGTAAGTTTTATTGCACATTTCTTGTAA